The sequence ACTGTAAAGCCAATAAGTTTGGAGGTACCGAAAGCAGCTGCTGAGGTTGGAGAAGCAGGCTCAAGTTCTAGCCAATCGGAAGGTACTTTCCTAAGCTTATTGTTTTCGTCTATGGCGTTGAATCTAGTTTGTGTAGTAGAGTTTTTAATGCTTCTTGCTTTGTTGTTTTGTGTATACTTGGGTTGAATCATGGCTTTTTCGAGAGCACTCTGTTTTTTTTAGCCAAATTTTAGCTAAAATAACTACAGTGTTAAATGTAGAGAGCCATTTTCCTTAATGTTACTCTGCTTATGTTCTCTACTTTAAGttaaacttatttatttttataatttagattagtttaatgaaatattgaaaaaatagtAATGCTTTTGATTATACTATTAAAAACATTTCGCAAAAAGTTGGAGTAATAGAGAGCTCCCTATCCATTTTCTATTATATAGAGTCCCTTTTGTACAGTTGAAGCTCATTTTTTTAAGAGTTACTCCCGCTAAAGAGTGTGTTTAGAGAATATGGTTGGAGATTTATGGCATTTTATTGGTTCGTGGGAAATTGAAACATCTGTATAGGACTTTATTTGCTAAGGACTTGGTTAGCATTGTATAGTATTTGATGCACCATATCATGGTTTAAAATCTTCTTCTGGGATTTTGATACAGGTCTAGTAAATTTAGTTGTTTAGTATACAAACCAAATTTGATAGAGTGTGATAGTGTATCATTGATTCCCCTTGTTGTTGTCAACAAAACGAAATCGACAGACATTTATATCAGTCATTTTGGCTTCTAGTGTTTCGGGTTTTCTAAGTTGAACTGAAAACGAAGTGATTAATGGTGgaaaataaattgaagtaaTGATATAACGTGACATGCTATTTTCCCTTTTTACGGTTGCTCTTTTTATGATAATTCCTTAATTATCGGAGttctatttttcttcttcttcttgctcttcttGTTTAGAATTGATTGTTCCTGAGGTCGACAAAAAGATACTTGAGGAGCTTGAAGCAATGGGTTTTCCAACTGCTCGAGCAACCCGTGCACTTCATTATTCTGGTGAGCTCATTACAACGATATAAGTATGTTTGAATGTTTTATGAATATTATGATTCTTAGGAAACCGCTcggtttttttttctctttctttctccatGTAGTAAGTTCTTATATATGTATCAATGTATGTATATGTCAtgagaaagaaaataatgtttGTATCTACATTGATGTTGTtccttattaaaataatttggtCAGGTAATGGTAGCTTGGAGGCTGCGATAAATTGGGTAGTGGAACACGAGAATGATTCTGACATAGACCAGATGCCTATGGTATGATAAATTGGTGAACCTTTCTTGCTTAAAGTTAtctcttttttattattgatcgATCGGTTTTTCTAGAGTTCTATTCTCTACCTTAGAAACTATTTATCGTTGTTACTAACAAACTTTTTCCCTTAGAACTGCAATGTCTGTCACAAATACGAAACTCCTCGATTAATTATATGAATGGTTTTTGGATGTCTGGTCATTTGTTTTTGTCTTGCAGTTCTATACCACATTAAGGATGAATTCTGATCTGCTTATGTATTTACAGGTACCAGCCAATACCAAAATCGAGGCTCCAAAACCTTCCCTTACACCAGAGCAATTGAAAGCCAAACAACAAGAGCTAAGGTGCGTTGAATAGTGACCGTCATTGTTTACCATTTGTGTGTTTTATCAATGCGATCTTCTCTAGTTATTTTGGGGAAGTATAAGGTGCATTTGAGGAACGCTTATTACTTTGATATTTGCTCACCTTAAGGGAGAAGGCTCgcaagaagaaagaagaggaagagaagagaatggaaagagaaagagaaaaggtATTTTTTGTGTGATGAAATAAGAACTCGGTTATCCTCATTCTGTGCTTTTGCTTTGTTACTGACGTTATATAGTAGGACGGTTCACTTTCCAAATTCGGGAGTTGTTTCTTCCAATGGAATAAAACGttccttcttattttcttttctcCATTGTAGGAGAGGATCCGTGTGGGAAGAGAACTGTTAGAAGCAAAAAGAATCGAGGAAGATAATGAAAGAAAGCGGTATATTCCCATTCTCACCTATTCTGCTCCCCTTTTATTCTTGTTGGACATCAAAAAacccctttttttttattattattatctatttttatCTGACAGAATAATGGCCTTACGCAAAGCTGAGAAGGAGGAAGAGAAAAGAGCTCGGGAAAAAATTCGTCAAAAATTGGAAGAAGACAAGGTATAGAGATATTAGCACTTTTTTGTCGTCCAAATATTGTTCGGTTTTTGTAAAGTACGTTTCATTAGTCAACTCTATTATGCCGATAAAAAGATACACTGCAATGAAATTATTGTAGTTTTAGTGTGTGAATGAACCGGGAAGCTATTTAATACCACAAAAATCGAATAGTGATAACCGTCCATTTTTCGTTTTCTATAAATTCTAATGATGGAAATGGCCTCGCCAATTTATGCGCACGCTGGACATGCAATATTTAGTCACTAGTTTGCGGTAAGTTTTCTATATATTCTCAATTCATCTATTTATCTTGATAGGCTGAAAGAAGGCGAAAACTTGGATTGCCACCAGAAGATCCTTCAACTGCGAAGCCTCCTCCGCCAGTTGTAGAAGAGAAAAAGGTATGGTATCGAATGGATGAATTATCTGTCCAATTGAATGTCAGTTACGTTTCATGCGTTTAAAAATCTTCTCTTTGTGTCCAAACTGCAGCCCATGTTGCCTATTAAGCCTGTCACCAAAGTGGAACGAATGAGGGAGTGTTTACGTTCTCTCAAACAGAATCACAAGGTAAAAACtataattcacaaacatcaataaaGTGCAAACCGAAATGATAGCTATTGCAATCTTAttctttagtttttaaaaaatgaaaatttcctGACTGTATCATGTGCTCGGATAAAGTGTTGGTCAGAAAGTAGTGTAAAATGTTGTAACTCGAAAGTAAAACATAATATGTTAGTTTCAACAATGGATGAAGACTGTTGATGTTGATTTTTGAGTATCGTTTTATAAGATTTTCATTTGGAATGACATGATGTGTTTTCTTATGGAACAAATTAGGAGGATGATGCCAAAGTGAAGAGAGCTTTCCAGACACTTCTAACTTATCTAGGGAATGTTGTCAAAAGTCCCGACGAGGAAAAATTCAGAAAAATTAGACTCAGCAACCAATCGTTTCAGGTAATGGACGGTTCTTATTTCACATTGCTCGATGAAATAACCATTATTTTCAGTCTTAAGTATCACACTATAGCTTCAATTCATTAGTGGAGTTGCTTTGTTATATTCCTTTCTACAAATTTTACtcgaaacaaaatataaaatataccgATTGTGATTACCTATCATCACAATCCTTTCCAGAAATGCTTGGAGGTCGAAAGCAGTTGTATTTTTCCTTGGTTAATTCTCATCGGTATTGCTTGACTAAGCGACCGAAGAGCCCACTTAAATAGGTGTAGGTGAATAGATTGTGCTTATCAGTTaagatttttcaaatattcCCTAGAATTTTTACCAAAAACACTACTTAAAAAGTGTGTTAAGGACTTTAAGACCTGGCATATCCAAATTTCGGGCATTAAGAGCTATCGTGACCGAGCAGCCCACCAGCGTAGGTGAATAGGTTATGCTTACCAGTTTGAAGATTATTTGAATTAAACCTTTGAATTTTGTACCAAAATACTACTTAAAAGCAGTGTTAAAGACTATAAGAAGGCCCGTCAAATCCAAATTTCGGGTATGAAGAGCTATTGTGACCGAACAGCCTACTTAAATAGGCTTAGGTAAATTGATTATGCTTATCAGTTAAAGAGTATTCACAAGCGGTTTTCAGTAGTGTTACTATACTGAATTTGCACCAAAAACACTACTGAAAAAGAGTGCCAATTACTATTAAGACCTGTCACTTCTGAATTTCGGGTATTAAGAGCTATTCGCTTCTGCTTTTCGGGGGGGTTTtatttgttctgttttgtgATGTTGAAATTGTTGGGATTTACAGGAAAGAGTTGGAGCTGTAAAGGGAGGCATAGAGTTTCTTGAGCTGTGTGGATTTGAAAAAATTGAAGGTGGCGAGTTCTTGTTTCTTCCCCGGGACAAGGTTGACTTTCCGGTTCTTCGTTCTGCTGGTTCCGAACTCGACTCTGCTATTAAAAACCCCTTCTTTGGGGTTCTTTAACTGGAAAAAAACATTCCTTTAATTATGAAATGCTACTTTCCAACTTTCATCAAttacaacaaaagaaagaaaattgtgTTTCTTAAATTAAATGGTTGGAAATTGAGGTGTCTTTTTTTGATGgccataagttttttttttttctgttcttTTTTCTGTTTGGGCCATTATTTTAAGCTATAAATGTATGCTTTAATTTCAggttttgatttaataaatggaTTGTTCATGTATTAATTTTggggttatttatttattttttattttttttttttttgacaaagtgatctaaatcactcatgaatttacgacgcccacgtccgccaccagcgctggaacctcctcgaaccaggatagcttatcgtctaaccgcagagcatgctttgccaaccatgggccgctaaaatcatagagcgagccccatgggacaaaactgcccccggaaatttagacaataaagctataacatcttcaaacaacaCTCCTAACTCAATAAATACTGAAGTTccacctgaaaaaaaaaatcaaaaaatagcataaaactttaattagaaaactattcaaactgaagagaatcaaccaactaccaagactaagcaactagatctccctataaaatactagaactagccaaagggattaccctttggctagtaacaactaaattatagcattctacttcaTAACCTTCATAGGATCCCTATTCCTTACTCTTACTCttttaaaatcaaacataaataaaattttccttttaatatccattattccttaaatattcaaaatattatatactaattatttcattttatctctaaaaaatatttatagacTAAAACATGTCAAGATTCTTTAGtaagtcaaattatttattattttatttatagcgtaaaacatggtatctataatctttattcaacctaaattaaaataaaattgtattaatatccTTAAAACTTAAGATTGCACTTTTCACATTCAAAAGTACCATTTTCCTAATATCACTTCATcgtacatttaattaataatattaaattaatattaattaatccaattcgatattatgacataatgcttccttatttattatttaaatatgtaacctcctaattattataccattcaaattattataaaactattcatattagtatcttcctatacaactaataaggcaataatctcaatcttcattagcatttacttcccatttatttcaatatcttcccaaaaataaaaataaaataaaacaaagtacTCAATTCACAATTAATGTCCCTACCTCCAATTTATTACCAAATcccacatttataatttatataccaaaattaatattatgttatctataataaattcatatttataatttatatactcaaaattaatattatgttatctataataaactaataagggaataatctcataattatatacgataattgttagctattaaattttataatatttttacaattcatgatatcttgtaattttaagcaagtaccctaaataattagggaccAGCCATAAATCATGCGTGAAAACCTTAAAAGGTACCAAAGCCATAAACAATGGCGAAGCTCATCCATCAAATTTGTACTTCCATTTCTTCCATCGAAAAAACTAATACCACTCATccaaaaattctttaaaaatacaaataatataataattttggtaCATTCCCAAAATATTGACAACAAactaaatttttataataatttgacttcCCAAATATATATGAACCAATATATTCTCATTAGACCATTAGTGTTTCCACCTCCTTTTATTACAAGATCCTCAAGATTCTTATTCttcaatttacttaattaattataatattagaatCTGAATACTAAAATTCTAAATACTTTCCTTTTATGCTGAAAattcctaaaaaaatataaaccaagACATAGCTAATAGGAATTAGCGTTTAAAGTAAACACTCTTAAACattatttcaattaaaaatattctttaaaacataccttaaccaaaataatctttttattccgactaataaatctgtatagtgcataacttattaactttaaaatattaatgtgtcaaaattttcttatacattCAATATCGAAAAAcgtaaaaatttaaacaaactgccctaaataattaggggcccaaccatataataggtgctaaagccttgtaaggcgccaaagccataaataatggcgcaaaatagaacaaaatcaatataaaacaaacctataacaaaaaaagaaaaacattgaaaaaagaaagaataaaaaaagttgtgaaacaaaaagaaagaaaaacattgAACTCATTTACAGCAACAAACGAtagacaaagaaaattaaaatagaaaactctTAAGGTAACTTGAACAATGAATCTGATCAAGAGGTATTAAACTACAGAAAAGTTGCTTCAGAATCGTGATCACTGGTCCTTAATATAACCAATTCTTTCACGAATCACACAGATTATATCAAACAGTATATACACCAACTAAAACACTATCACAATTCACGTAATATCGAAATACGGCTATATAAAATGGAATGAATTCAGTCtacaaaaaagaataaaagaaaacCAGAGAGAGATATTTACCGTGATAGTTTGTTGGAGGATTTAACTATTTCTCAATGAGCTTTTCCCTGgggttatttatatttatgtatacatTAAAAGTCCAAATAGTATTGAATTGAAAcaatcaaatatatattatgtattagTCCTAGATAAAAAGTTTTTAAGAATTGCTAAAAAGTATTATTGGTGTTTAGCATCTTTCTCGATGTCATATtgctattagtgtaattaagtatcgggtctgGTATAACTTAGAAAAATAGTTTTTAGATAATATTGTTAACTAATCGTGAGGTGCCACttatagaaagtgttggcttacTCTAGAATTATCGCACTTGGAGACTATGTCTTTTGCCATTGGAA is a genomic window of Cannabis sativa cultivar Pink pepper isolate KNU-18-1 chromosome 9, ASM2916894v1, whole genome shotgun sequence containing:
- the LOC115722418 gene encoding uncharacterized protein LOC115722418; its protein translation is MAGVSLQCGDCGALLRSVEEAQQHAELTSHSNFAESTEPVLNLVCSSCGKPCRSKTESDLHTKRTGHSEFVDKTSETVKPISLEVPKAAAEVGEAGSSSSQSEELIVPEVDKKILEELEAMGFPTARATRALHYSGNGSLEAAINWVVEHENDSDIDQMPMVPANTKIEAPKPSLTPEQLKAKQQELREKARKKKEEEEKRMEREREKERIRVGRELLEAKRIEEDNERKRIMALRKAEKEEEKRAREKIRQKLEEDKAERRRKLGLPPEDPSTAKPPPPVVEEKKPMLPIKPVTKVERMRECLRSLKQNHKEDDAKVKRAFQTLLTYLGNVVKSPDEEKFRKIRLSNQSFQERVGAVKGGIEFLELCGFEKIEGGEFLFLPRDKVDFPVLRSAGSELDSAIKNPFFGVL